One Coccinella septempunctata chromosome 8, icCocSept1.1, whole genome shotgun sequence genomic window carries:
- the LOC123319101 gene encoding serine proteinase stubble produces the protein MQELTNKISNTIQGASMLWMAVLGTAIMWFSIPSTHSSRRGAAYQIQPKPCWVDGIEGTCMFVYECIKSEGVHIGMCVDTFMFGSCCAHNASVNAISIDRNKPAVLYTSSSQPKLTTKTPMVTAKPSTLYTGISVQKHSSSINRTLQMGMSLRPHSSSKKPTMPPRNSLEQVNEENLDKADSNNQYSYTKLGWRSTTEPGFITSVQHNSISTEPSPGLHWPQTTEPSYVRTKFKPNMNKMKPTKKPIYNKVTNKYGFKPTKGTTTTKRPISVSTKSPVTSTIWKTEKVPTSTDSSNPVTVGVHKKIGCGVSKMTSQPHSRIVGGKNAPFGRWPWQVSVRRTSFFGFSSTHRCGGAILNENWIATAGHCVDDLLTSQIRIRVGEYDFSSVQEELPYVERAVTKKVVHPKYNIFTYEYDLALVQLEAPLEFLPHIAPICLPASDDLLIGENATVTGWGRLSEGGTLPSVLQEVQVPIVSNDRCKSMFLRAGRHEFIPDIFLCAGHEKGGQDSCQGDSGGPLQVKGKDGRYFLAGIISWGIGCAEANLPGVCTRISKFVPWILKNVT, from the exons ATGCAAGAACTgaccaataaaatatcaaatacTATTCAAG GAGCCAGCATGCTTTGGATGGCTGTCCTAGGAACAGCAATAATGTGGTTTTCAATTCCCTCAACTCATTCATCTCGACGAGGAG CTGCCTACCAGATTCAACCCAAGCCCTGCTGGGTGGATGGCATCGAGGGTACCTGCATGTTCGTTTACGAGTGCATAAAGTCAGAGGGCGTACACATCGGCATGTGCGTGGACACTTTTATGTTCGGATCCTGCTGTGCACACAACGCTAGCGTTAATGCTATATCCATCGACAGGAATAAACCTGCCGTTCTTTACACCAGTTCTAGTCAACCGAAATTAACCACAAAGACGCCGATGGTCACTGCCAAACCGAGCactctgtatacagg TATCTCAGTCCAGAAACATTCTTCCTCTATAAACCGAACACTACAAATGGGCATGAGCCTTAGACCACACTCTTCCTCCAAAAAACCAACCATGCCTCCACGTAATAGCTTGGAGCAAGTTAACGAAGAGAATCTGGACAAAGCGGATAGTAACAATCAGTATAGTTACACGAAATTAG GCTGGAGATCGACCACTGAACCTGGTTTCATAACGTCTGTTCAGCATAACTCCATCAGTACAGAACCTAGTCCCGGTCTACATTGGCCTCAAACAACTGAACCGAGTTATGTAAGGACGAAGTTCAAACCGAATATGAATAAAATGAAACCTACCAAGAAACCGATTTATAATAAAGTGACCAATAAGTACGGTTTCAAACCTACGAAAGGTACAACCACGACAAAAAG ACCCATCTCCGTTTCGACTAAAAGCCCTGTTACTTCGACGATTTGGAAAACGGAGAAAGTACCAACTTCTACAGATAGTAGTAATCCTGTTACAGTTGGGGTCCATAAGAAAATTG GCTGTGGTGTCTCCAAAATGACATCACAACCCCATTCCAGAATTGTGGGCGGTAAGAATGCCCCTTTCGGTAGATGGCCGTGGCAA GTGTCGGTCAGAAGAACGTCGTTCTTCGGATTCTCGAGCACTCATCGCTGCGGTGGCGCCATCTTGAACGAGAACTGGATAGCCACAGCCGGACATTGCGTTGACGA CTTACTCACTTCCCAAATAAGGATCAGGGTGGGCGAATACGACTTTTCCAGCGTCCAGGAAGAGTTGCCATACGTCGAAAGGGCGGTGACCAAGAAAGTGGTGCATCCCAAGTACAACATCTTCACGTACGAGTATGACTTGGCTTTGGTGCAACTGGAGGCGCCACTGGAGTTTCTGCCTCACATCGCGCCCATCTGTCTACCCGCCTCTGACGATCTGTTGATCGGGGAGAACGCCACTGTTACAGGGTGGGGTAGATTGAGCGAGGGAGGCACTCTACCGTCCGTTCTTCAAGAG gTGCAGGTGCCTATAGTCAGCAACGACAGGTGCAAATCGATGTTTTTGAGAGCTGGCAGGCACGAGTTCATCCCTGACATCTTTCTCTGTGCTGGTCACGAGAAAGGGGGTCAGGATTCCTGTCAGGGTGATTCAGGAGGTCCCTTGCAGGTCAAGGGAAAGGATGGCAGATATTTCCTTGCCGGTATAATATCCTGGGGTATAGGATGCGCGGAGGCTAACTTACCAGGCGTCTGCACGAGGATATCGAAATTTGTCCCTTGGATATTGAAAAACGTGACATAG